A part of Liolophura sinensis isolate JHLJ2023 chromosome 1, CUHK_Ljap_v2, whole genome shotgun sequence genomic DNA contains:
- the LOC135461949 gene encoding organic cation transporter protein-like yields MFDDILVIVGQFGTYQKRIYFLLCLPAITCAVHLVSSVFILASPRHRCFLPDWPNDTYAIQNVDHALLINDTIPSAEPGSGAVYKPCHMYVANVTQVFSDPDYHPANRTVTCDKWTYDKAIFESTIVTKMDLVCELKDLKSHAQMIYMAGVLIGSLLFGILSDIFGRKKIFFTGILLQLVTGLAAAWAPEYYTFIMLRMLNGASNSAVFTNAFVLGVELVGPSKRVWAGIVIEYFFALGIVLLAGIAFLIRNWRYLQIAVSLPSALFLVYWWIIPESPRWLIANKRLDEAEEILRHAAHVNKAKLPEKLFDEREKEVGGESTATYSAILHSPTLLTRSAILFVNWLVISMVYYGLSLNSGNLAGDIYLNFFLVGLVEFPAYTLCLLLLDRIGRKSLYCASMLSGGIACVCTIFPSLYANQDLQWVTVILAMVGKLGAAAAFAIVYVYSSELFPTVVRNSALGAASMFARAGGMISPYISDMSDFVGGDIGKALPLLIFGVSAVVAGLLSLVLPETLNKKLPETIEDGEKLRQDI; encoded by the exons ATGTTTGATGATATTCTCGTCATTGTTGGTCAGTTCGGTACCTACCAAAAAAGGATATACTTCTTGCTGTGTCTACCTGCTATCACCTGTGCTGTACATCTGGTGTCTAGTGTGTTCATACTTGCCTCTCCTCGTCACAG ATGCTTTTTACCTGATTGGCCGAATGACACATACGCCATTCAAAATGTTGATCATGCTCTTCTCATCAACGACACGATACCGTCGGCCGAGCCCGGGTCGGGTGCTGTTTACAAACCCTGTCACATGTATGTGGCCAACGTCACACAGGTGTTCAGCGATCCGGATTACCACCCCGCCAACAGAACGGTCACGTGCGACAAATGGACTTATGATAAGGCTATATTCGAATCCACAATCGTTACCAAG ATGGACCTGGTCTGTGAGCTGAAGGATCTAAAGTCTCACGCACAGATGATCTACATGGCAGGGGTGCTCATCGGTTCTCTCCTCTTTGGGATATTAtctgatat ATTTGGCCGGAAGAAGATATTTTTCACGGGTATCCTGCTGCAGCTAGTTACGGGTTTAGCTGCGGCCTGGGCCCCCGAATACTACACGTTTATCATGCTGAGGATGTTAAACGGTGCCTCAAACTCAGCGGTGTTCACAAATGCCTTTGTCTTAG GTGTTGAACTGGTCGGGCCGTCTAAGCGGGTTTGGGCAGGGATTGTCATTGAATATTTCTTCGCATTGGGCATCGTGCTTCTGGCAGGCATCGCCTTCCTTATCCGGAACTGGCGGTACCTGCAGATCGCCGTCTCTCTGCCATCAGCGCTCTTCCTCGTATATTGGTG GATAATACCGGAATCTCCCCGCTGGTTGATCGCTAACAAGAGACTAGACGAAGCAGAGGAAATCCTGAGGCACGCTGCGCATGTCAACAAGGCCAAGCTTCCGGAAAAACTGTTTgatgagagagagaaagaggTGGGTGGTGAGTCGACGGCGACCTACTCCGCCATCCTGCATTCGCCAACACTTCTCACAAGGTCGGCCATCCTCTTCGTCAACTG GCTGGTAATCAGCATGGTCTACTATGGCCTATCCTTAAACAGCGGCAATCTAGCCGGTGACATCTACCTCAACTTCTTCCTCGTCGGCCTGGTGGAGTTTCCAGCGTATACTCTATGCTTGTTACTATTAGACAGAATCGGTCGAAAATCTCTTTACTGTGCTTCCATGCTGTCAGGTGGCATTGCCTGTGTGTGTACAATATTCCCCAGCCTCTATGCCAACCAAG ATCTCCAGTGGGTCACTGTGATCTTGGCAATGGTAGGGAAGCTTGGGGCGGCAGCTGCCTTCGCCATTGTCTATGTCTATTCATCTGAGCTGTTCCCCACCGTCGTTAGGAATAGTGCCCTAGGGGCAGCTTCCATGTTTGCCCGGGCCGGCGGTATGATCTCGCCCTACATCTCCGATATG AGTGACTTTGTCGGCGGTGACATCGGGAAGGCTCTACCTCTGCTGATTTTTGGGGTTTCCGCGGTCGTCGCTGGTCTCCTGTCGCTCGTGCTGCCAGAGACTCTGAACAAAAAGCTGCCTGAGACAATAGAGGACGGGGAAAAACTTCGGCAG gacATATAA